The sequence GGAGAAGGTCCCGAAAGGGATGCGCGCAGGCCCGCCCTCGGGATCCGTGGTCAGGATCTCGCAGAGGTGCTTCATCGCAGTGTTCAGTGACTGGAGACGGCAGAGGGCAGGCGGGGAAACGGTTAACGCTGCGATGTGCTAAGACGGACAGCAAAGACAGCCGCAGACAGACACCTGCGTACAGCCTACAGAAGTTCTCCCCCAAGTATGTTCTCGGCGGTCTAAATTAAGAACTACCGGGAATTTACAATCGCCACAAGGAAGAAAAAGGGGTCGATCAGGATGTACTTGGCCTGAAAAAAGAGTTTGATTTCCAGATTCTCTCTCATGTTAAACAGGGAATGACTCTTAGAGAGACAAGAGGAAGCCTGGATCTTATTGACGAGGGACAAGGCAACTTGCACACCAAATCCCTCTGGCCCCACAACATACCTCGGGACAGAGCAAACTGTCCCCAACTGGGCCAcccgtggtgggggtgggggtggggctggcaggGCCCTGAGCAGGCTGGGGGCAGTGGCGAACCTGGATCAGACACCCCCTCAACCCCATTTTCCGCAGCATCCTTGACTTTCAGCCAGaactcctccccgcccccacgtGGCACGAGTTTCCAGAACATTCCAGAGCATGCTGACGCTCCTCCATCCGACCCCTTCTAGTCACCAGGGTATGAGGGGGAGGGTCAGGGGAGCCCTGGCCCAAGTCAAACACCCCAggaaggtccctctagtcaaggctatggttttccagtggtcatgtatggatgtgagagttggactatgaagaaagctgaacaccaaagaattgatgcttttgaactgtggtgctggagaagactcctgagagtcccttgaactgccaggagatccaatcagtccatcctaaaggagatgtcctgaatattcattggaaggactgatgttgaagctgaaactcaatactttggccacctgatgttaagaactgactccttggaaaagaccctgatgctgggaaagatggaaggtgggagaagcaggggacaacagagcatgagatggttggacggcatcactgattcgatggatattagtttgagtaagctccaggtgttgatgatggacagggaggcgtgctgcagtccatggcgtcgcagagttgaacacaactgagcgactgaactggacttaaATCCCCAGCAGTTTTGCGAGATGGTAGGAAATCAGCCTCGGTGGGAGTGTCTTCGCTGCCATTTGAGGCCCTtgtcctgccctcagggagctgaaATGGAGGGCTGCCACAGTGACGGTGGGTCCCACAGAGCGCAGATGCGCGCCTCTGGGACAGACCGGAGCCCTCCAGGGCAGCTCCTGAAGGAATGAAATGTGGGCTGTGCTCACGAGGAAGAGAGAGCCAGGAaaactggggtgggggggcgctGGCTGCAGAGGACAGTTCCCCAAGGTCGGGGCGGGGCAGCAGGTGGAGGGGAGGGCACGGGTAGACCGAATGGATCAGAGCAGCAGCCGTGTGGAAGCGAGTCCCGCAGCTCAGGGACACGCAGAGGGCCGGGGCCAGGCCTTAAACACACTCATTATCCGGCCGCCTCCCAGCCAGCCGGCTCCTCCGAGGCACCAGTCGGGTGGCGGCAGAGGTCTGGTTCTCACCCAGAGCCTCAACTATTGGGGAACTCACTGCCAGCCTCCCAAGGGGGTGGGCAGAACTCACTTCCTGAGGCTGTAAGACTGCGAGGGGGCCCGCCTCTGGCCAGTTGCTAGCTggaaccccctccccccccccccccccccccccccccccccccccccacccccgcccccggggTCTGACAGGCTGCTGAAACAGGCCCTGATAGAAGGCCTCCCTGAGGTCCTCTTTCTACACACCAGCTTCGTCAACCGCCAGGGGATGGACCAGGCTCTCACAGTGAACATCAGAGAGAAACCAGCGGTGCTTCCCACAGTGGGAGGAGCAAGGCAGGGGCACCAAAATGAGGTTCCTGCCCAGAAAGTGCTAACGACCCCTCACTGCCACCCAGCAGGAACCCCGAGAGATGGACTGGGCATCTCACTCACTCCTCATGGTGACTGTGCGAGATGGGGTCAAGGGGGCCGAGAGGCTGGGTCACTCAACCAGGTGAGCCAGCTGGGACGGGAATTCAGCAGTCAGCATCCCAAGCCCGGCCCTGACCAGCACATCCCCGCTCTGGGCTGGCTCGGGGAGCACGTGGCAGAGGGTGACACATACCGGCTAGGGGTGAGCCTGGACCATGGGCgcacactgccccccacccccaccagctgcTGGGACTCGGGGTGTCTGCAAACCACCACCGTCTACACCCACCCCGACCGACGGCCCCTGCTAAGACGGGATGCAGAGGGTGAGCGGACAACCCCACAGTCCTGATGTTAGCCCAGCTCTGGGGACGAGGGGATGCTCTAGTTAGAAAAAATGgtggcattcatttattcatttctgcaGGGACCACCGCACGCACCATCTCCCCGAAAGACCATCCCCAGGGAGGACTGGGTGAACAGAGAGTTGTGTATTTTACAGGTTCCCTGCTTGAAATGTCTCAGAGATTAGTTGCTCTGTTAGATCCTGCTGTTTGAGCCCACACACCGGATGACAGTCATCGAGGCGGGGCTGGGGGCCTACTGCAGGGCTGAGGGGTGGAGGAAGCTGGCAAGGAGCCAGAGCAGACGCTCTTCTTCATGACTGCTGCTCCAGCGCTTCCGAGGAAGAgatattttaggggaaaaaaaacgcATCCAAACATGCTGGCATCACTTCCCCCCGCAAAGATGTGATGACATTACCGGTGCTAACATCTCCGACGCAAAGACTCGCAGCAGTTTTTATGTCCACAAGGACTCATTAGTCAACTTGCTTGGCTTGGGAACTCTGTTCCCTACAACAGCTCTCTCACCCTAAGGGTCGTGGGTCCTAAGGCTACTTGCTCACCAGCTACAAGGACTCATCTTCTGGGCAGCAGCCCCACTAACCCGCTGCTTGTTATTCTCTTGCTGGTGGTTGGTCCAGGAGGCGGCGGCTGCAGTGCACACCGGCGCAGCGTGCACGcctgaaagtgtcagttgctcagtcgtgtccgactctttgtgatcccggggaccgtagccctccagtctcctctgtccatgagattctccaggcaagaatattggagtgagctgccagttccctcctccagagcatcttcctgacccagggatcaaacctgtgtctctaacatcttctgcgttggcaggtggaggctttactgtctgagctgccagggaagcccaggcatgcCGAGGCCTCATCTCAGATTCGAGTGGAGACGCAGGAGAGACCTGGCCTCCCGAGCACGCGCAGCGCTGGTCCTGTGGGCCCCTCCAGTCTCCACATTGCAGCTGCTGTCCTGACGACACCGCAAGCCACCTTACCCTCCCCCCCGGCGGGTCCCTTTTAGCTGCAGGGAATGAACAACGTGGACCACACTCTGCCTGACCCTTTGAACACAGGACACAGTGCGGGGCACTCGCTCCCGCCCTGTGGCCAGAGCTCTGGGGGGGGACACCCGACTCAACGTTGGGCAGCGGCACTGACCCCCAGGTCTCATTTTTAAAGAAGCGCCCCCCTCGCCCCGTTTCACTTCCTTTCCTCACAAGCTTCCTCATCTACAGCGCGTGCCTGGGGCTCGTGGCTAGTGCCACATTCTCGGATGTGAGTGAAGCCAGTGCCTCGGGCTGGAGGGACGGAGGGACCAGCATGCTCAGCATCCGCTGATCCCATTGCCCCCAGCCCCACAGAGCGGACGCACAGCCGGGGTGTGGTGGGCAGGGGCAGCTGTCTCCTAGCTGGGAGGCAGTTAGTACATGAGCCTGCGGCCTGAGGCTCACAGGTGAGCATCTCCGGACAGGCTCGCGAGGCCCCGCTGGGAACCTGAACCAGGGGAGAGCACAGCCTGGAGGATGCCACCTCCAGCACCCAGGGCCCCGCGGTGCTCAGAGACACCAGAGCCCACGGGCGGCCCGCAGCTGGGTGGGATGGCGGTCTGAGGCCTCCAGGGTGAGCGCGGTCGGCAGGCTGGCACACAGTGTTTTAGGGAGCGGATCACCTtaggacagggcttcccaggtggctcagacagtaaaacatctgcctgcaacgcaggagacctgggttcaatccctgggttggggagatccctggagaaggaaatggcaatgcactccagtactctcaccaggagaattccatggatggaggagcctggtgggctacagtccatggggtcgcaaagagtcagacatgactgagcgacttcactttcttttttcttttcgcTTTAAGGGTATAAAATGGTATCAAAGGCAAGGCCGAGGAGTTGGCACTCTCTGGGGCGTGTCCCAGCCTGTGGGTGGCACACTGTCTGGGCTAGAGAGTCATCACAGGGATCCCACCCCCCATGTCCACCAGGAGCAGCGGCTCTGGAGCCTGTggtctgagttcaaatcccaccccgctgcctccccctgccctccGCTCCGCTCAGCCCTCCAGCCCACGGGTTCTGAGATCAGGGCTTTCCTCAGAGGGCTGCTCGGAGGattaaagagaaaacagacaagGGCTCCAAACATTCCCACACCTGGTGAGAACACTGGAAACGACGGCCATACGTAAGCAATACGTCCAGATGACACACGTATATTTGCAGCTGTACACATGGAGGGACATTCCCGTGAATGAGGAAGTTCAAAAGCTTTTCAAAGATGAGCCAGAGCTGGGGGAGCAGCTTGTCACTGTGGGGCGGGTGGGAAGGTGGACTTGGTCCACAACTGTCTTGCTGCTGTTTtccagtcgctcaatcgtgtccgactctttgcgaccccatggactacagcacgccaggcctccctgtccatcacctcccagagcctactcaaactcatgcccatcaaatcggtgatgccatccaaccatctcattctctgtcatccccttctcctcctgccttcaatctttcccagggtcttttccagtgagtcagttcttcacatcagatggccaagtactggagtttcagcttcagcatcagtccttgcaacgaatattcaggactgatttcctttaggatggactgctctgatctccttgctgtccaagggactcttaagagtcttctccagcaccacaagtttgaaagcatcgattcttcagtgctcagtcttccttatggtccacTTTCAACTTTTTCATGTTATAAAAAAGATctccatacttaaaaaaaaaacagatgaaaaacacTGATCTACTTCTTAGGACATTGATGGGGCAGCAGAAACGTTAGGTAAAGATCACAACGCAGACTTGTGGTCATCTCACCCAGCGATCATGCACCTTGGGAGACAGGCCTTCTGCCCACGGCTAAGGTTCCTGAGGCAGAGCCCCCTGATGCTCTTGCTCCCGTGCCCTGCCCCCAGTCGCATCTGAAGCTTCCACTCAAGAACCAGAGCAGCACTTGGGGCTCAGAGGATATACCAGATGTCGCCCATGGGGTGTCGAGATCCCCTGGCACTCAGAGCAAAGCCCACACCGAGCTGCAATCGACAGACATCCATGGAAGGAATGAGACATATGGCTCGGAAATCTCAGAGAAGGTTCCAGTCTTTGCAGAGGACTCAACCCATCCAACTAGAGAGACTCCACAGAGATCCTGAAAAGCCACAAGACACCGCGGGTGGGGCAGCCGGAGCGGTGCATCTCAGCGAGGCACAGTGACCAGATTCCAGCTTCACGGCAGTCCAGTGTGCGGAGAAGTGGACCGCAGTCATCCATGAGAAATTCCTCCTTCTCATCCCGCTTCAGTTCCTCACTGGCTCCTTTCTGAACGTTTCCTTCTTCTAAGCATAAAGACAAGTGCTAAGGTGCCAATCTGCCTGAAGAGCCGTCTCCCGGAAGTCACATCTCTGGGCTTCTGGGATGTCTCCAAGCTGTCCTGCCAACATGGGCACCGGTGGGTCAACAGAGCACATGTCCCCTTGGGCCTGGCCCATCACAGCCCCCGTGGACCACAGCTAGCCCTGCCCTGGGgtttttttgagggggtgggCAGGCCAGGATGGAGCAGGCATCCCAGGCTCTGAACTCTGCCTGGCAGAGGAGCAGGGGACTTTCACacctgaaccccctccccaggGTCAGCTCCCCGCAGAGAAATAAGAGAGAGTCAACGGCCCAGTCCGGGCCCAGGTGGCTTAGTCAGGGGCCAGTGCTGGATCCCCATGGGCTGATGGGCTGAGCGACACGTTCcgggaaggaaagagaagtgagTGTGCTCTTTCCCTGTCACCTGCCCAGGCTTCAGTCCGGAAGGGAAGCTCCATCCTTAACAAATGTCTCCATCTAGCGTCACGCCCCACATACAGCTATGAGGCCTCCTCTTGCAGAACACAGGCTGGTCTGGTTTGAAATCTAGCGCCCGATTCTCCTGATTTGGGAGGGCGCACTTACAAAGATGGATCCCCCAAAGATGAAATATTCTGCTTTCCCATCTTTATAAAAATCTAAGCCTCATAAACCAAGTTTAGAGGAATAAACCATCAAATCAAATATTAGTTATTCATTTTGTGTTATTAAAATCTCCCTTTCCTGGAGCTCCAGATGAACAAAGCCATATAAAATTTCTTCCAGTAACTAAATGCATCTTTGTCCTTCTCAGTGACACCCCACTGCAATTCTCCTCAGTGGCCTCGGAGCCCAGAGACAGGTGGCAACAGGGTCTGGGTTGTCCAGCCCAAGGCTGGCAGGAAACGCCACCTGTGGGCAGGGACACCACGAAAGGGAGCAGCCAGCCTGACTCCCGGCTTTTTTGGGGTTTCTGAGTTTCTCACTGGGGCCATGAACAGAGGTGGTAAAGTACGCGATACTCGCAGAGCGGGCACGGCACAGCAGAGGGAGGTGAATGAACCATAGCGTCTGTAGCCAGGCAGATGAACAAAGAGAAATCTAATTTGGAATCAAAGAAAAGTTCCAGAAGATTAGTAACAACATAAAGCTGAAACCAGCTAAAATTAAATCAAGTATTTCTTGGGGGTCCATAGGCGCTCAACAGGAAGCAGGAGCTCAGGGCAGCCGATGCTTGACGTGGAGGGCAGTGCGGGGATAGGATGGAAGGTTAGCTGCAGGCAGTTAGCTGTCAGTGGCCCTGTGAGGTAGTGTCAGACAAAGTACTGCTAGAGAGTTAAAACGGAATCAAGGAGGCTTGTGCAGGGACCCAAGATGAGGGTGCCCCATGAAGCAAGGACTAAGGATTAGCCAAGTATGTGCTCTGGGGTCCAAAGACTGAAGGGAGGGGGTTGCACACCTGGTCTCGGCAGTAAAAGGAGCTGGCTCTTTTCTCAGTCCTTTTGTTCACACACTGAAAGTGGACTTGACCCCTGGGTCTCATGCGGCGACTCAAATTCTAGAGCTGAAGACAGGCTCTTGActtccagcccctccccaccacacccACCGCCCTTCTCAGTTCACAGACTGGAGGAATGTCTGTGTCTTCAGTCCTAAACCTGTATGGGTTATACTTCTTAACATCAGCAAGGTATCTGCTTTAAGTTACTAATAATCGATTTTAACTGCTGTAGGTGACTAATAATTGATTTTAACTAAAAtagaagataattttatttctttttgcacAAGAGGGAAACCTATCAATTTGTCAAATGATGTATAGTTTAATAAAAGTCATTGATGCATTCTCTTCTAAACACTGAACACATTTTCATGGTATCTACATGTTTTATCTACTGTTAACATCTTTTACACTGAGGCACTCATAAGTATTTAACTTCTGTAAGTTAAATAACTACAAGCCTAAAATACAATAAGCATCTGAAAAAAACTGCCTAAGACAAAATGACTAAAATCATGAGCATTACTAAAGTGATGAGAGTGTTCTTACAGTTACTGAAACAGCTAAGTTATTTGGACAGCAGGCCTATGATCACTCAGAATTATTAACAGGCTATTTGTAGGTACGTACCCcaccaagcatgctgcatccaaGTGCTAAAAATTTTATCCATTCGATTTTGTCTTCGCAAGGATCCAGCTGCAGGAGAGCTTTGAATTTTTCTATAGGCAGGCAcagatttttccatttctgctCAAGATCTGCTAAGTCCACATACTCCTTGTGGCTACACTATTTGGAAAGCACAGCATGACATAATCGATGTTAAGATGAGGACCTAAGAAATCACATAATGCTTGCAAAGACTTAAATAGAGTACCCATCCCCATTCAAAGATGAACTTCACCATTAGCCCACCACTAGGGGAggggagcggggtgggggtgtatgtgtgtgtgtcgtgGGAGCTGGGCTACACGAGCAGGGAAGTGGGGGGCGGGTGGTACTGGGAACTAGACTGGCAACAAGTTACTTCTTGAGAGAAAAAAGGACTGTGAAGCGAACATGGCATAATGTTATGACTTAATGAAATGAGCACACGGACATGAGGAGCAACACTTCACAACACAAATAAACTTCCATAGACCAAATGAAATCCAACTCCACAACATGCTGACAGTTAAATAGGAGAAATTTTAACCCAGAAAATACATGTATTCCTTCTACTACTTTAAGACAACTTGATGAAAATGGGTGACTTCTGTGATCTGCTAGCAGTATTCTGCGTGGAAGAGCTTTGAGCAATTTTCGCGTGTCTTCCCCCAGACTACCTCTCTCAGTGGTTATTCGTTTTCCCTTAAGCGAGAAAGCCATGGGAGAATCCCGTGTATAGAAGTCAGCACCCTGGTCAGGAACACATAATGGGGACAAGCCACTTTAAAACTCAGGGCTCTACCACTGATCTGTTTTGGCAATAGAGCCCAATCATTCCGATAAAACACACTTTCTATGAACTCTCTAAGTGAGCCAGTGGGTCTCAAGGGCTTTCAGGAGGGCTGGAAACCAAATACCCCTTCAGATGAAGAAGGTGGCAGCTTATCATGTTTAGCATAGTTTTTATAAACTCATATTTCAAAAAGGATCTTGCAACCCCCAAGTCTGAAATTCCATATTTTCAAacctttcattatagtccaataGCCTCTTGCATCTTAATGCaagtacttaaaaaaacaaagtgtaTGTCTATATAATTGTGGACAGTGATCTTGGGTTCTTTAAACCAGAGGAAGGTCACTGAATTCAAGATTCCCTCCTTGATTAAATCTCAAAGGTTCCCTGAAGGGGGCACAGGGCTGTGGATGGATGACTGTGGAGGTCCTGCAGCTTTATCTCAAGCTCAGCTGACTGATCACAGACTCTGATACCTGCTTGTGCAAAACTTTAAGGAGTCCTTGAGTCAGGCCTGTGTCTGTTTTCTGAGTGGCCATGGGCATTTCGATTCTGTCCTTCACGGGCAGTGGATCTCCTCTTGACAAAGCCGAAAAATACCTGAAACAACAATAGACATCTCTGAAGCTTCATCGAcacatgctgttgttgttcaatcgctcagtcgtgtccgactctttgcaaccccacgaactgtagccctccaggctcctctgtctgcgggattctccaggcaagaaatactggggtggattgccacttccttctccagtggatcttcccaacccagggattgaacccacatctcctgcgttggcaggcggattcattgACACACAAGCAGCCCTCAAATTCAGGCACTTTCATCACCGACCCCAGAGGGAGGCCGTGATGAGGGAGGACCAGGCTGGGGCCCCTGGCCCGGGCTCccctcctggctcctccactCAGCTCTTGGACTTCACCTTctcctgtgcctcagcttccctgtCTGCACAATGGGGACAATGGCAGCTCCAGACTCAGGGACCCCTCATCTGGCACACCTGGGGGTCTCCAGTAACATGTGCTACTTTTATCAAGCAAACATCCATTCAGGTCCAGAGACGCTGCCAGAGGAGGTGGAGGTCAGGGCCCCACATGAACCCGAGTGCAATGTCGCATGCAAGGTCATGCCACTTGGAGAGTTGCAGACTTGGCCCTGCCGCATTTTGAGAGGCAGGATTTCAAGCATCTCTGCCTATGCAGGTCTGGGAAACCCCCTGGAGCAGCGAAGTCACCTGATTGGCTGAGTCAGGTGCCGACATTCCCTACCCTTCACTTTTCCTGCTTggtacttttttccccttaattgtTCCTTTCTGGGACATGGACATGGCTGCTAATTCTGGGAACAAGCAGGCATGGAGATAGTTTGGGGCAACAACTCAGGAGGGGGTGTACATCGGGTTTCTTGCGGGAGGGAGAAGGGTGCCACGTGGGGTCTCTGCAAAACGCATGTCAGTGGAGACCAGCTcctgaaataatgacatttgctgCCCACATCACTCTCCCACCATCAAAGAAATGACATatccaggaaaacaaaacacgAAACCATCCAGGGTCACAGGAAATaatataaaagatatgaaaaactATGGTTACCCAAGGGgaaatgtggagagaagggataaactgggagactgacATACACccactactatataaaaatatatataacaaagacctactgtatagcgcagggaactctactcagtattctctAATAACCTATAGGGGTAAAgggtgcttcccaggtagctcagatgataaagaatctgcctgcaatgcagaagacctggattcgatccctgggttgggaagatcctgtggagaagggaatggctacctacaacagcattcttgcctggaaaattccatggacagagaaagctggcaggctacatagtccatgggtcgcaaagaattggacacaactgagcgactaatcggagaaggcaatggcaccccactccagtactcttgcctggaaaatcccatggacggaggagcctggtgggctgcagtccaaggggtagcaaccgaatgacttcactttcacttttcactttcatgcattggagaaggaaatggcaacccactccagtgttcttgcctggagaatcccggggacgggggagcctggtgggctgccgtctatggggtcgcacagagtcggacacgactgaagtgacttagcagcagcagagcgacTGATACATACACGTACATACATATGGGTGaaggatctttaaaaaaatggatatatatgtaactgaatcacttttctatacacTCGAAACTAGAAAAGCACTGTAAAtaaactctactccaataaaaatttttagataTATGAATAATTAGAAACATCTCAGAACATGTAACAAAGTGTAGGTAACAAGACATTCACCAGACTAAAAGGAATTTTATATCTCAcaccctttttctctctccacccctcaaattcaattttgttttcatgcTTTTAGGACAAATACAGTCATATTTCGTTAACTTGATGGTTTGAGAGAAAGTTAAAAGGCAGGTAGCATGAGTTGGACAAATGTAGATCCGAAGCCCTAAAGGGCcaggctgggggaagggggctTCATGTGACCATGTTAATCCTAACTGTGGTTTTcatctattgtcaccctgcttatttaacttatatgcagagcacatcatgaaaaatgctgggctggatgaagcacaagctggaacctcAAGactgtagggagaaatatcagtagcctcagatatgcagatgacaccacccttatggcagaaagcgaagaagaactaaagagcctcctgatgaaagcgaaaaaagagagtgaaaaagttgtcttaaaactcaacattcaaaaaactaagatcatggcatctggtcccgtcacttcatggcaaatagatgggggaacaatggaaacaatgacagacttcattttgaggggctccaaaatcacttggaTAGTGACTacaaccaagaaattaaaagatgcttttaaaactatgggttttccaatggtcatgtacggatgagagagttggaccataaagaaggctgagcaccaaagaactgatgcttttgaattgtggttctggagaagactcttgagagtcccttggactgcaaggagatccaaccagtccatcctaaaggaaatcagtcctgaatattcattggaaggactgatgcttaagctgaaatgccaatactttggccacctgatgcgaggagctgactcattggaaaataccctgatgctgggaaagattgagggcaggagaaggggacaacagaggatgagatggttggatggacaagatcactgacttgatggacatgagtttgagcaagctctgggagttggtgatggatagggaggc is a genomic window of Ovis aries strain OAR_USU_Benz2616 breed Rambouillet chromosome 16, ARS-UI_Ramb_v3.0, whole genome shotgun sequence containing:
- the ROPN1L gene encoding ropporin-1-like protein, which codes for MPLPDTMFCAQQIHIPPELPDILKQFTKAAIRTQPADVLQWSAGYFSALSRGDPLPVKDRIEMPMATQKTDTGLTQGLLKVLHKQCSHKEYVDLADLEQKWKNLCLPIEKFKALLQLDPCEDKIEWIKFLALGCSMLGGSLNTAMKHLCEILTTDPEGGPARIPFGTFSYVYRYLSELDSDISASDTEAYLSSLKESAAARKNGMIGLSDFFVLKRRI